From Brevundimonas vesicularis:
GAGGATATCGACGCCGAGACCCTGCGCGAGAAGACGCCGAACAAGCTGATCCCGCCGCTGCACGGTGCGCTGCTGAAGAACGAACAGGACGTGCATCTGTTCGAACGTCTGGCGTTCCTGAACCGCCGCGAAGGCTCGCGCCCCGGCGGCTGACCCGGTGATTACCGCGATTTCACTGGATCATGCGACCGCAGCGCGCAGAATGGGGGCCAAGAGAGGTTCGACCATGCGTCATGTCCTGCTTTATCTAGCTCTCAGCGCCAGCCTGGCTGCCTGCGACGGCGACAACTCGGTCCGCATCACCACCACCTCGTCCAGCGACGATCAGGATGCGGGGGTACTGAAGGTGATCGACGCCCTGCAATGCCCCGACAATCTTGGCGTCCTGACGCGGAAGGGCCTGGCGGCGGCGGGCGGCGCGAACTGCGTCTATGGCGGCCCCAAGGGCGCCGACGTCGTGCTGCATCTGGTCAAGCTGGATGATCGCTCCGTCGATGACGTGCTGCGGGATTTCGAAGCGCGCGCCAGCGCCGATCTGCCCCATACTGTCGCGCGCCTTGCTCCCGGGGCCGGAGATGCGCCGCCGCCGCCAGCGATCGAGGCAGGCGATACGACTTCTGTCGAGGCGCTCGGGGTCGACATCAAGACGCGTGGCGAGGACGCCTCGGTCCGCTTGCCCGGCCTGAAGATCGAGACCCAGGGCGATAACGCCAGAGTCCGCATCGGCGGCATCAATATCCAGTCCAAGGACGGACAAAACGTCCGCACCGAAACCTCGACGGTCAGCGTGGACGCCAACGACAACTCCACGCGCGTGCGCACCCGTGCGCCGGGCGCAGCGACGCGCATGACCTATATCCTGGCTGACGATCAGCCCGGCGATGCGGGTTGGCGCCAAGTCGGCTTCGAGGCGCGCGGCCCCAGTGGCGGCCCGATCGTGATCGCCGTGGTCAGGTCCAAGGATCGCCGCAACGACGGCATTTTCGACGACGCCAAGGAGCTGGTCACGCTGAACGTCGGACGCTGACGCGGCGATTTCCTGCGCCGTCTGGTCCCTCCCGCTTGATCCCGGCGTATCTTTGCGTCACCTGACCAGCCGACAAGCGATCAGGACACGCGATTTGGCCGAGCGCCCCACCAAGAAGAACGCCCCCCGCGCCTGGCAGCGCATGCTGTCCGGTCGTCGCCTGGATCTGTTGGACCCGTCGCCGTTCGACATCGAGATCGAGGACATCGCCCACGGCCTGGCGCGCGTCGCCCGTTGGAACGGTCAGACCATCGGCGAACACGCCTTTTCGGTCGCCCAGCACTCGTGCGTGGTTGAAGAGATCGCCGCCCACATCAAGCCCGGCCTGGATCCGAAATGGCGTCTGGCCGCCTTGCTGCATGACGCCTCGGAATACGTCATCGGCGACATGATCTCGCCGTTCAAGGCCGCGCTCGGAGCCGGTTACAAGGACTTCGAGGCCAAGCTGGAAGCCGCGATCCACCTCCGCTACGGCCTGCCGCCCAAGACGCCGCAAACGGTCAAGACCCTGATCAAAAAGGCCGACAAGGCCTGCGCCTTCTTTGAGGCGACGCAATTGGCGGGTTTCACCGAAAAGGAATCGCTGGGCTTCTTCGGCAGCCCGCCCGAAGGCTACAGCCTGACGATCGAGCCTCAACCCGCGCCGGTCGCCCAGGCCCGCTATCTTGAACGCTACCGTGTCCTGGCTGGAGCCGTCGGCCTGATCCCCGCCGACGACGCCTGGCATACGGAATAGCGCGATGACCCAGGGGGCGGAGGACGGCGTTCGCATCGGTCTGTCGGCGGTCGTGATTACCTTGAGAGACCGGCAGGCCGTCGTCCTGACGACCCCGACCGAGGACGGTTCGCGGGCCCTGCCCTTCGGGCCGTTTGATCCCGTGCGCGACCGCACCTTCGAACGCGCCCTACGAGACTTCGTGACGGCTCAGACCGGGTTTCGGCTCGGCTTCGTCGAACAGCTCTACACCTTCGGCGACGCGGGCCGCGCCTCGCCCCGCGCGACGCCCGGCCCTGGGCGTCACAGAGAGGTCTCGGTCGGCTATCTGGCCCTGACGCCCGACGCGGCGGAAGGCCAGACCCACGACGCCCGCTGGGACGCCGTGTTCGAGTTCTTTCCCTGGGAAGACCGGCGCGGCGGCCAAGACACTCAGATCGCGGAAGGCCTTCACGCGTGGGCAGATGGCGACGAGCACCGGCTGGCCCGCGCCCGCGCCCTGTTCGCCCTGACGCCCGATCACCGCTGGAACGAAGAGCGGGTGCTGGAGCGCTATGAACTGCTCTACGAAGCGCGTCTGGTTGCCGAGGCCTGGCGCGACGCCGATCTGTCGCCCACGCAGCCCATGCCGGGCCGCATCATGACCTCCGATCACCGGCGCATCCTGGCGACTGCGCTCGGCCGCCTGCGCAGCAAGCTGAAATACCGCCCGGTCCTGTTCGATCTGACGCCTGGCGTCTTCACCCTTTCCCAACTTCAGGCCGGCGCCGAGGCCGTGTCGGGCCTCAGCCTGCACAAGCAGAATTTCCGGCGCGGCGTGGAGCGGACAGGGCTTGTCGAGGCCACCGGACAGCTCTCTTCCACAACGGGCGGGCGACCCGCCGAACTGTTTCGATTCAAGGGCGTTGACGCCCAGACCGGCGCCGCGCCGGGCCTGTCTTTGCCCGCGCAAAGATAGCGTCGGATTTCTTTCACAGACGGGTTGCGAAGCGCTGCGGCTCCGACTAGAGAAGCCCCTCGCTCGACCAAGCGATATCGGCGCCGCGGAGAGGTGGCAGAGTGGTCGAATGTACCGCACTCGAAATGCGGCGTGCCTGGAAGGGTACCGTGGGTTCGAATCCCACCCTCTCCGCCATTTCCGATTGAATTATTTATATAATTTACCCCGATAGGGCTTCCGGCCCACATCCCTCCCCTCAAAAGATGAGGCGGGTCTGTGCTGTCAGTCTGACCCCCGGTTGGTGCTGGCGCGGAGGTGCTGGCAGTCTAACGGGGGTGCTGTCAGTCTAACGCTAACTTGTCTCCACTTATGCAGCCTTAAGGCCTGATCGGAGATCGCATTTCGTGAAGCCACTATCCTTCAAACGCCACCGCTAGGCGCAAAGACCCCTGCCCTCCTTTGCTCACCGAAGTCTGCAATGCGCCATTAGCGGACCTCACCATCTGTCCCAAAAAACGACATTGGGTGGTTCATGTCGGTACATGTCGGCGCGGGCGGTGCGCTGAACTCCATGAACCATCCGGCGAGTTCGTCTGACGAACACGACACTTCTCCAATCAGCCACATCCGGAGCATGGCCATCTGTCCGGCGGCGTTACCCGCAGAAAGAAGCGCCGCCGCTCTCTCCGCGCCCATCGGCCAACGGGCCTCGATCATGGTCGCCAGTTTTCGTTGCAGCTTGGACAACAGCGGCGGCTCGAACAGCATCCGGGCCAAGGCGCGTTGGGGCCAAACGTGCTCGAGCATGGCCTTCAGCGCGGCTCGACTGGTCCGACCGGAAGCAGCCGCCGCCAAAGGGATGAAGACCGGCTCGATCACCGCGAGCAGAACCTCGTCCTTGTTCCGGAAATGCTCATAGAAGGTGGAGCGGCCCACGCCGGCGGCCTCGATGACATCGGCCGTGCGGATGGCGTCGTACCGGCGCTCGAAGATCAGGCGGATAAGGGCGTCGAAGATCGCCGCGCGGGTGCGCTTCATTCGGCGGTCCAGATCGTGATCGGCACCTTGGGTCATGTCGTGACGATAGCCCAAGCCCGCACGACGTTCAGCCCGTCAGGCGACCATGCCGGCGGACGATTGCGCCCCGTTGTCCGGAATCGGACTTTTGGCGGTTTCGTCTCTGGCGGACAGTCTGCCTCTGCGCCCACCTTCGCTCTCCATATTTCGAGGGGATGAACATGACCGGGCGCGATCAGGATCGTATTTCGGGGGGATTGATTGTCGGCGCTGTCGGGGCTGCGGCCACGCTGATGCTTCACCACCCCACATCCTTCAAAGGACCGGACGACGGCCTGTTGTTGAACGACTGGAGCAACACGGCCGTGCACGGCGCCATGATCGTCTGCCTGCTGGCCTTACGTTTCGGTCACGCCGAATGGGCGCAGCGACTGGGCAAGGCACACCTCAGTGTTCGTCTCGGCGCCATGCTACTCGACAGCGGCATGACCGCCTTCATCGCCGCCGCCCTGATCAGCGGCTTCGCCGCCAGCGGCGTCGCGGCGCGCCTGGAACCGGACGATGCACGTCTGATGCTCAAGGGTTTCGTGGCGCTGAACCAGGCCCTGGCCAATCTGGGCATGGCCTTGACCGCAGCGGCCATGGCGACCTGGGCCGTGCGGATGCTGCGGCTCGACATGGTGGCACGGATCGCGGGCGGCCTCGGCCTCATCGCGGCCGTCGCAGCGGCGTGCTGGATGATCGTCGGCCAGGGCGCCTTCGGCCTCTATCCAGCGGTGACCGCCACGGCCCTGTTCGGCCTCTGGTCGATCCTGATCGCATCGCAGATGATGGTCGCCCCCGCTAAGGAGCCCGCACGATGAGCGAGACGCATCGAGCCGTCGCCATTCTGGCCAGTCGTGACCTGAAGGTCAGCGAAGCTTTCTACGCCCGCCTCGGCTTTCGGGTCGTCAGCGACCATGGGCACTATCTGATCCTGTCCGATGGTCGGGGGTGGCATCTGCATCTGAGCGCCGCCCAATGGCCGGGACGGATCGAGGACAATCCTTTCGGCCTGTACCTCTATGTGGACGACGTCGACGCGGTCGCCGACCGCGTCCGAGATCTTATCCTCGCCCCGGGGTCGCCCGAGTTGAAGCCGTGGGGAACCTACGAGTTCGCGGTGAGCGATCCGGATGGGACGCTCGTCAGGATCGGACGGATCTCGGACTAGGCCTTGCGAAGACCCGAGCGATAGATCGCCATGCCGAGCGCGGCGGGAACCACGGCGAGAGCCGACATTTCGACGGCCTCCATCGCGTGCCCGATGCTTGCGCCCCAGAGAATGAAGGTCGCCGCCGAGAGCACGGAGCCCGCGACAAGAACACCGCCCGCCACTTGGGGTGAAATACCGGACATCGCTTTCATCGCGTCTCTCCCTGTTCGAGAGGCACAACTACACACGCGACGTAAATACAATCCAAAGATGAGCCCAACGCACCGTCATCACTCTAGGGGTCGTCAAGGACAATCTGCCCCAGGAGCGTCCCATTGCCGAAACTCCGCGTTCGGCGTAAGCGGAGGCTCCGGGGTATTCCATTGTCGCACC
This genomic window contains:
- a CDS encoding VOC family protein is translated as MSETHRAVAILASRDLKVSEAFYARLGFRVVSDHGHYLILSDGRGWHLHLSAAQWPGRIEDNPFGLYLYVDDVDAVADRVRDLILAPGSPELKPWGTYEFAVSDPDGTLVRIGRISD
- a CDS encoding NUDIX hydrolase, with amino-acid sequence MTQGAEDGVRIGLSAVVITLRDRQAVVLTTPTEDGSRALPFGPFDPVRDRTFERALRDFVTAQTGFRLGFVEQLYTFGDAGRASPRATPGPGRHREVSVGYLALTPDAAEGQTHDARWDAVFEFFPWEDRRGGQDTQIAEGLHAWADGDEHRLARARALFALTPDHRWNEERVLERYELLYEARLVAEAWRDADLSPTQPMPGRIMTSDHRRILATALGRLRSKLKYRPVLFDLTPGVFTLSQLQAGAEAVSGLSLHKQNFRRGVERTGLVEATGQLSSTTGGRPAELFRFKGVDAQTGAAPGLSLPAQR
- a CDS encoding YfbR-like 5'-deoxynucleotidase, whose product is MAERPTKKNAPRAWQRMLSGRRLDLLDPSPFDIEIEDIAHGLARVARWNGQTIGEHAFSVAQHSCVVEEIAAHIKPGLDPKWRLAALLHDASEYVIGDMISPFKAALGAGYKDFEAKLEAAIHLRYGLPPKTPQTVKTLIKKADKACAFFEATQLAGFTEKESLGFFGSPPEGYSLTIEPQPAPVAQARYLERYRVLAGAVGLIPADDAWHTE
- a CDS encoding TetR/AcrR family transcriptional regulator produces the protein MKRTRAAIFDALIRLIFERRYDAIRTADVIEAAGVGRSTFYEHFRNKDEVLLAVIEPVFIPLAAAASGRTSRAALKAMLEHVWPQRALARMLFEPPLLSKLQRKLATMIEARWPMGAERAAALLSAGNAAGQMAMLRMWLIGEVSCSSDELAGWFMEFSAPPAPTCTDMNHPMSFFGTDGEVR
- a CDS encoding methyltransferase type 11 — translated: MRHVLLYLALSASLAACDGDNSVRITTTSSSDDQDAGVLKVIDALQCPDNLGVLTRKGLAAAGGANCVYGGPKGADVVLHLVKLDDRSVDDVLRDFEARASADLPHTVARLAPGAGDAPPPPAIEAGDTTSVEALGVDIKTRGEDASVRLPGLKIETQGDNARVRIGGINIQSKDGQNVRTETSTVSVDANDNSTRVRTRAPGAATRMTYILADDQPGDAGWRQVGFEARGPSGGPIVIAVVRSKDRRNDGIFDDAKELVTLNVGR